Proteins encoded by one window of Phosphitispora fastidiosa:
- a CDS encoding Ig-like domain-containing protein has product MRTSGFGRKRFLQSFILGMMIISLITLISPGAFASEANDVKEHWAGAVISEWLDGSLASGYPDGAFKPDNPVTRAEFLTMVNRVMGFKDQADINFPDVKKEGWYYDEIARAVEAGYITGDTGGTMSPNRKISRQEVSVILFRLLKLEAEKQNRPVDGFQDYGNIGSWSKEEVNAVVAAGYVEGYPDTTFKPDRDTTRAEAVVILNRAVGELYNKEGVFGASEDVVTIEGNVTISAANVNLKNMIIEGDLLLTAGIGDGDARLTNITVEGRTVITGGGENSIIFTDSTLNKVVVQKKNGKVRVVAHGNTNIKIVSLASGARLETDALTDKSTGITTVFVTGDEEVILTGKFGTVSIEQEGARVSLVGGSVENLNITETAVNANITVSGNTKVTKLEVSALASVTGKGTIGTVVMAEEAEGSTVAVTTTTSGSSGGSQTTPNQDQDAPTGLLGVAPGRFEGSDGKILGVDNTMEYKLSTDTEWTAVTGTEITGLSAGTYNVRCAARTGYNAGTAAEVTVPEGEKSSDVSLSVFTIGGMDATGLEGMAIGFPPDGNYNGADLFVEDFTDFAGIVAEPRDPKAVVNGIFKNNIPVVDAATEIISENDRIMVWVIAENGFEEIYSVYARALTYSIELSASDPTDLGTLTEGYGPETPAEITVTRTGTGDITNLAVALSGINADSFTITQPQAATLNAGVSSTTFTVVPKDGLAVGSYTADVNVTSDNGVSESFTVSFVVEAATYSITTSTAGGTAVLTTDPVDEAEEGATVTVNIADIEAGKYLKSITVTDTESAAISTTELIAGESYTFTMPAKAVTVAVELNNIPAAVDDSVTLDEDGNLLVAVLANDTDADGDTLSITGFDQGTNGTVVQEGNSLKYTPDADYNGADNFGYTISDGNGGTATATVNVTINSINDEPVAANETVTVNEDSTTLVDVLVNDTDVDGDTLSIAGFAQGTNGTVAQEGDSLRYTPDANYNGADSFSYTISDGNGGTVTATVNVTVTPVNDQPVAANDSAVVDEDGNVVIAVLANDTDVDGDTLSIAEFPQGSHGTVELADNKLRYTPTANYHGTDSFSYGISDGNGGTATATVNVTINSINDEPVAANETVTVNEDSTTLVDVLVNDTDVDGDTLSIAGFAQGTNGTVAQEGDSLRYTPDANYNGADSFSYTISDGNGGTVTATVNVTVTPVNDQPVAANDSAVVDEDSTVLIDVLLNDTDIDGDTLIITGETQGVHGSVVWIDNKLQYTPNTNYNGADSFMYEIGDGKGGITTATVNVTINPINDAPTAVAGQAVQTGNATPAAVSGNPAAAAYSGNMAGWFEDIDADELTYVVVSAEDESLNDVSGDVVTDGAGITYTPAGAQADQDVTIIVKANDGTIDSTGNVTITVTVGSVPADADLSEFSAGLVEAGDKIQGIIFGLAITGAKDTSGNNLSGDINVTVTSNQADGEVFNGTLTFTGGAVNFPINLLTVANHTLTIAVAGVTDSVELPVNVVASQRAISPGSASFANTDASATITITAMTDAAGNDVLAGFTADDGSIYSCMMNDNATTLIDVTVTKAAGSADLVIANPAQATAAGAYTLMINRMDGNMWEINVTVT; this is encoded by the coding sequence ATGCGAACAAGCGGATTTGGAAGAAAAAGGTTTCTGCAAAGTTTTATATTGGGCATGATGATAATTTCACTAATCACATTAATTTCGCCGGGTGCGTTTGCATCAGAAGCTAATGATGTCAAGGAACACTGGGCAGGTGCTGTGATTAGTGAATGGCTGGATGGCAGCCTGGCCTCAGGCTATCCGGACGGTGCCTTTAAGCCGGACAACCCTGTTACCCGGGCAGAATTCTTGACAATGGTTAACAGGGTCATGGGCTTTAAAGATCAAGCAGACATTAATTTCCCGGATGTAAAGAAAGAAGGCTGGTATTACGACGAAATTGCCAGAGCGGTCGAGGCAGGATACATAACAGGCGATACCGGTGGTACAATGAGTCCCAATAGAAAAATAAGCCGCCAGGAAGTATCGGTAATTTTATTTAGGCTGCTGAAACTTGAGGCGGAAAAGCAAAACAGGCCTGTCGATGGCTTTCAGGATTATGGGAATATCGGTTCATGGAGTAAAGAAGAGGTTAATGCAGTAGTGGCAGCAGGATATGTTGAAGGCTATCCTGATACGACTTTCAAACCAGACCGGGACACTACCAGGGCCGAAGCAGTAGTTATTTTAAACAGGGCGGTTGGCGAGCTTTATAATAAAGAAGGTGTCTTTGGAGCTTCAGAGGATGTGGTTACAATAGAAGGAAATGTAACCATATCAGCAGCCAATGTAAACCTGAAAAACATGATCATAGAGGGAGACCTTCTGCTGACAGCCGGAATTGGAGATGGGGATGCCCGCCTTACCAATATCACAGTAGAGGGAAGGACTGTGATTACTGGTGGTGGCGAAAACAGTATCATTTTTACAGACAGTACTTTAAATAAGGTAGTTGTTCAGAAGAAAAACGGTAAGGTAAGAGTAGTGGCACATGGCAATACAAATATTAAGATTGTCAGCCTGGCAAGCGGCGCCAGACTGGAAACAGATGCTCTTACTGATAAGAGTACAGGTATTACCACTGTATTTGTAACCGGAGATGAAGAAGTAATCTTAACCGGGAAATTCGGCACAGTCAGCATAGAGCAGGAAGGAGCCAGAGTTTCTCTTGTTGGCGGCAGTGTTGAGAATTTGAACATCACAGAAACTGCAGTCAACGCAAATATTACTGTTTCCGGAAATACTAAAGTAACAAAACTGGAGGTCTCTGCCCTAGCCTCAGTAACAGGAAAGGGTACTATTGGCACAGTTGTGATGGCAGAAGAAGCTGAAGGCTCAACAGTTGCCGTAACAACAACTACTTCCGGGTCATCCGGTGGTTCTCAAACAACACCGAATCAGGACCAGGATGCTCCTACAGGCCTTTTGGGTGTGGCTCCGGGCAGGTTTGAAGGCAGTGATGGGAAGATTCTCGGTGTGGATAATACTATGGAATACAAGCTGTCAACTGATACAGAGTGGACTGCTGTAACCGGGACAGAGATCACGGGTCTGTCTGCAGGGACTTATAATGTGAGATGTGCAGCCAGGACTGGCTATAACGCGGGGACAGCAGCTGAGGTGACAGTACCTGAGGGAGAAAAAAGCAGTGATGTAAGCTTAAGTGTTTTCACCATAGGCGGGATGGATGCAACCGGACTCGAAGGTATGGCAATTGGTTTCCCCCCCGATGGAAATTACAATGGAGCTGATTTATTTGTTGAGGACTTTACGGATTTTGCCGGTATTGTGGCAGAACCCAGAGATCCAAAAGCGGTGGTAAATGGAATATTTAAAAACAATATTCCGGTTGTAGATGCGGCAACGGAGATTATCAGTGAAAATGACCGGATTATGGTGTGGGTGATTGCAGAGAACGGATTCGAGGAAATATACAGTGTGTATGCCAGAGCTCTGACTTACAGTATTGAATTGAGTGCATCTGATCCAACAGACTTAGGTACTTTAACAGAGGGTTATGGACCGGAGACTCCGGCAGAAATTACTGTAACCAGAACCGGGACAGGTGATATTACCAACCTGGCAGTGGCATTAAGCGGAATTAATGCAGACAGCTTTACAATTACTCAGCCGCAAGCCGCAACACTGAATGCAGGAGTATCATCGACAACATTTACAGTAGTTCCAAAAGACGGGCTGGCAGTCGGAAGTTACACTGCCGATGTCAATGTAACCTCAGACAATGGTGTCAGCGAGTCTTTTACCGTTAGCTTTGTAGTTGAAGCAGCCACATACAGCATCACGACGAGCACAGCAGGAGGAACCGCTGTTCTCACCACTGACCCGGTCGATGAAGCAGAGGAAGGTGCAACCGTAACTGTGAATATTGCCGATATAGAAGCCGGCAAGTATCTCAAGTCAATTACGGTAACAGATACAGAAAGTGCTGCCATTTCGACAACTGAACTAATTGCAGGAGAAAGCTATACTTTTACAATGCCTGCCAAGGCAGTAACCGTAGCGGTTGAACTAAATAACATTCCGGCAGCAGTTGATGATTCAGTTACTTTAGACGAAGATGGTAACTTACTTGTCGCTGTATTGGCAAATGATACAGATGCAGATGGTGACACTCTAAGCATTACAGGGTTTGATCAGGGCACAAATGGTACAGTAGTACAGGAAGGAAACAGCTTAAAGTATACACCGGATGCTGATTACAACGGAGCAGACAACTTCGGCTACACAATAAGTGATGGCAATGGCGGCACAGCGACAGCAACAGTGAATGTGACAATTAATTCAATTAATGATGAGCCGGTGGCAGCTAACGAAACGGTAACTGTAAACGAAGATAGTACGACATTGGTTGATGTACTGGTAAATGATACAGATGTAGATGGTGATACATTGAGTATTGCAGGGTTTGCCCAGGGAACAAATGGTACAGTGGCACAGGAAGGAGACAGTTTAAGGTATACACCGGATGCTAATTACAATGGAGCAGACAGCTTTAGCTACACAATAAGTGATGGCAATGGAGGCACAGTGACAGCAACAGTAAATGTGACAGTAACTCCGGTAAATGATCAGCCGGTGGCAGCTAACGATTCAGCAGTTGTAGACGAAGATGGTAACGTGGTTATTGCTGTATTGGCAAATGACACAGACGTAGATGGTGATACTCTAAGTATTGCGGAATTTCCCCAGGGCAGCCATGGTACAGTAGAACTAGCAGACAATAAGCTGCGCTATACTCCGACCGCCAATTACCATGGAACAGACAGCTTTAGCTATGGAATAAGTGATGGCAATGGAGGCACAGCGACAGCAACAGTGAATGTGACAATCAATTCAATTAATGATGAGCCGGTGGCAGCTAACGAAACGGTAACTGTAAACGAAGATAGTACGACATTGGTTGATGTACTGGTAAATGATACAGATGTAGATGGTGATACATTGAGTATTGCAGGGTTTGCCCAGGGAACAAATGGTACAGTGGCACAGGAAGGAGACAGTTTAAGGTATACACCGGATGCTAATTACAATGGAGCAGACAGCTTTAGCTACACAATAAGTGATGGCAATGGAGGCACAGTGACAGCAACAGTAAATGTGACAGTAACTCCGGTAAATGATCAGCCGGTGGCAGCTAACGATTCAGCAGTTGTAGACGAAGACAGTACCGTACTAATTGATGTATTGCTAAATGATACTGATATAGATGGCGATACTCTGATTATTACAGGAGAAACTCAGGGTGTCCATGGTTCAGTAGTATGGATAGACAACAAGTTGCAGTACACTCCAAATACCAATTACAACGGAGCAGACAGTTTCATGTATGAAATAGGTGATGGCAAGGGTGGCATAACAACAGCAACAGTGAATGTGACAATTAATCCGATTAATGATGCACCCACAGCAGTGGCTGGCCAGGCTGTACAAACCGGAAATGCGACACCGGCGGCAGTCAGCGGTAATCCGGCAGCTGCAGCGTACTCCGGCAATATGGCAGGCTGGTTTGAAGATATTGATGCAGATGAATTAACCTATGTAGTGGTATCGGCAGAAGATGAAAGTCTGAATGATGTATCAGGCGATGTGGTGACAGATGGAGCCGGCATTACATATACCCCTGCAGGAGCACAGGCTGACCAGGACGTAACTATTATAGTCAAAGCAAATGACGGAACCATAGACAGTACAGGCAATGTAACAATTACTGTGACCGTAGGCTCAGTACCGGCAGATGCCGACCTTTCCGAATTCAGCGCAGGCTTAGTAGAGGCCGGGGACAAAATCCAGGGAATCATCTTTGGCCTGGCAATAACGGGAGCCAAAGATACATCAGGTAATAATCTCTCCGGAGATATCAATGTTACCGTAACCAGCAATCAGGCCGATGGAGAAGTATTTAATGGTACACTTACTTTTACAGGCGGGGCAGTTAATTTCCCGATAAATCTATTAACAGTGGCAAATCACACCCTGACTATAGCAGTAGCGGGTGTCACTGACTCTGTGGAATTACCTGTGAATGTAGTGGCTTCACAGCGGGCAATCAGTCCGGGTTCAGCATCATTTGCCAATACGGATGCAAGTGCGACAATAACAATTACGGCAATGACAGATGCAGCAGGCAATGATGTTTTGGCAGGGTTTACGGCAGATGATGGAAGTATATATTCTTGCATGATGAATGACAATGCGACAACATTAATTGATGTTACCGTAACAAAAGCAGCAGGCAGTGCCGACTTAGTCATCGCAAATCCGGCCCAGGCAACTGCAGCAGGCGCATATACCCTGATGATCAACAGAATGGATGGGAATATGTGGGAGATTAATGTAACCGTTACCTAA